GAGCCGAAGGAGTTCTCCGAGAGCCGCAACCGCCCCGGCGCGACGGTTCACCGCCTCAACAGCCGCGAGGACAAGTGGGCGGCGTATGGGGTGGGACAGGGTGGGGCCGTGACGGACACCGCGCCGGACGGGACGGCGCAGGTGCGGGAGACGGTGAGCGGGGATTGAGGTTGAGGCCGTGGAAGAAGATACCTATACCATAGAAGCTATACAGTGGCTAACTCAGGCATCGGAGCAGGAGTGGCTGCTGTTTGTATGTAGCAGCAACTATGATTTTAATCCTGATGTTACTAAGTGGATGGCGACGAATGAGAAATGTACTAGATCGGTGGCTCTCGCGCTCTACTGGCGTTTGGAGCCTCAATACTATTGCCAATTTTCGGTTGTTGAAGACACGCCTGAGTGGGCGCGCGAGATTTATACAGTCGTTAAAACCATAGAGCAATTATATCTGAGCCGCCAGTATGCCGAAGGAGAAATAGAATTTGATCCTAAGAATGACCCGGCACCAATCGGCGATCCAGCACTTCCCGGCTACGACTGGACGGAAGAAGCCAACACCAATACTTGTATCCCAGAAGTTATGTTCAACACTGTTCCGGGGCGGCAAGTTGATGTCGTGGGGCTAACAGATGACTGGGTTGAGGGCCTGCCTCCCCATATCGCTCAAATTGTCTTTCCAGAAGGCTGACCTCTTCAAAATTAGGAGTCCCCATGACCACCCTCCCCAAACCCCGCCTCCCCCTCCTCCGCACCGCCCTCCCCGGCCCCAGGACCGCCGAGATCATGGCGCGCGACGCCCGGCACCTCTCCACCTCCTACATGCGGCCCTATCCCTTCGTTCCCGACCACGGCGAGGGCGTGTGGCTGACCGATGTGGACGGCAACACC
The sequence above is drawn from the Deinococcus sp. YIM 134068 genome and encodes:
- a CDS encoding DUF4274 domain-containing protein; the protein is MEEDTYTIEAIQWLTQASEQEWLLFVCSSNYDFNPDVTKWMATNEKCTRSVALALYWRLEPQYYCQFSVVEDTPEWAREIYTVVKTIEQLYLSRQYAEGEIEFDPKNDPAPIGDPALPGYDWTEEANTNTCIPEVMFNTVPGRQVDVVGLTDDWVEGLPPHIAQIVFPEG